A region of Sesamum indicum cultivar Zhongzhi No. 13 linkage group LG7, S_indicum_v1.0, whole genome shotgun sequence DNA encodes the following proteins:
- the LOC105166675 gene encoding protein O-glucosyltransferase 1 isoform X1 yields the protein MEAIRRQLARSSLVALFFAVLTVGAFICTRYLDSSSALMDRSSSQNPILTTKTVHDFPSETPQNHQNTPKTIDIPLNCSLGNMSRTCPANYYPSKIFVEDQSLLSAPPPSCPDYFRWIYDDLWPWRETGITREMVMSASRTANFRLVILDGKAYVQTYRKSFQSRDTFTLWGILQLLRRYPGKVPDLDLMFDCVDWPVIKKETFKGPKYPAPPPLFRYCGDDSSYDIVFPDWSFWGWPEINIKPWEALSEDLKEGNKRIGWTDREQHAYWKGNPTVAATRMDLLKCNVTDKQDWGARVFAQDWLKEQKEGYKQSDLASQCAHRYKIYIEGSAWSVSEKYILACDSVTLLVKPYYYDFFTRSLMPLQHYWPIKDDDKCRSIKHAVDWGNSHQQEAQAIGKRASNFILDELKMDYVYDYMFHLLSEYAKLLKYKPTVPKRAVELCSEAMACPSQGFEKKFMTDSLVKGPSVSNPCTMPPPYDPASLHSVIERKDSGIKQVETWEKEYWQNQNKQM from the exons TTGATGGACAGAAGTTCCTCACAGAATCCAATACTAACCACTAAAACGGTTCATGATTTCCCTTCCGAAACTCCTCAAAACCACCAGAACACTCCTAAGACCATAGATATCCCACTCAACTGTTCCCTCGGCAACATGTCTCGGACCTGCCCTGCCAATTACTACCCATCTAAGATCTTTGTTGAAGATCAAAGCCTTTTGTCAGCGCCGCCTCCGTCTTGTCCCGATTACTTCCGTTGGATTTATGATGATTTATGGCCGTGGAGGGAGACAGGCATTACTAGAGAAATGGTTATGAGTGCCAGTCGAACGGCTAATTTCCGGTTGGTGATATTGGATGGGAAAGCTTACGTGCAAACGTACAGAAAATCGTTTCAGAGTCGGGACACATTTACGCTATGGGGGATCCTGCAGTTGCTGAGGAGGTACCCCGGCAAAGTGCCTGATTTGGACTTAATGTTCGATTGTGTTGATTGGCCGGTcatcaaaaaagaaacttttaaAGGTCCCAAGTACCCCGCACCACCACCGTTGTTCCGATACTGTGGGGACGATTCCTCATATGATATCGTCTTTCCAGATTGGTCGTTCTGGGGCTG GCCAGAGATTAACATAAAACCATGGGAGGCATTGTCTGAGGACCTAAAGGAAGGTAATAAGAGGATTGGATGGACGGACAGGGAGCAGCATGCTTATTGGAAAGGCAATCCAACAGTTGCGGCCACCAGGATGGACTTGCTCAAGTGCAATGTTACGGATAAGCAGGATTGGGGCGCTCGCGTCTTTGCTCAG GACTGGctgaaagaacaaaaagaggGTTATAAGCAATCAGATTTAGCGAGCCAATGCGCTCACAG ATACAAAATCTACATTGAAGGATCTGCGTGGTCAGTGAGTGAGAAATACATTCTAGCTTGCGATTCCGTCACACTACTCGTAAAGCCTTATTACTACGACTTCTTCACGAGAAGTTTGATGCCTTTGCAACATTACTGGCCAATTAAGGATGATGACAAGTGCAGATCCATTAAACACGCAGTCGACTGGGGAAATAGCCATCAACAAGAg GCTCAGGCCATCGGCAAGAGAGCAAGCAATTTCATTCTAGACGAGCTGAAGATGGACTACGTTTACGACTACATGTTCCATCTCTTGAGCGAGTATGCCAAGCTCTTAAAATACAAGCCCACCGTGCCTAAGAGAGCTGTCGAACTCTGTTCGGAGGCAATGGCCTGCCCTTCGCAAGGATTCGAGAAGAAATTCATGACGGATTCTCTAGTTAAAGGTCCGAGTGTTTCGAACCCATGCACGATGCCTCCACCGTACGATCCCGCATCTCTTCATTCTGttattgaaagaaaagataGTGGCATAAAGCAAGTAGAGACgtgggaaaaagaatactgGCAGAATCAGAACAAGCAGATgtag
- the LOC105166675 gene encoding protein O-glucosyltransferase 1 isoform X2: MDRSSSQNPILTTKTVHDFPSETPQNHQNTPKTIDIPLNCSLGNMSRTCPANYYPSKIFVEDQSLLSAPPPSCPDYFRWIYDDLWPWRETGITREMVMSASRTANFRLVILDGKAYVQTYRKSFQSRDTFTLWGILQLLRRYPGKVPDLDLMFDCVDWPVIKKETFKGPKYPAPPPLFRYCGDDSSYDIVFPDWSFWGWPEINIKPWEALSEDLKEGNKRIGWTDREQHAYWKGNPTVAATRMDLLKCNVTDKQDWGARVFAQDWLKEQKEGYKQSDLASQCAHRYKIYIEGSAWSVSEKYILACDSVTLLVKPYYYDFFTRSLMPLQHYWPIKDDDKCRSIKHAVDWGNSHQQEAQAIGKRASNFILDELKMDYVYDYMFHLLSEYAKLLKYKPTVPKRAVELCSEAMACPSQGFEKKFMTDSLVKGPSVSNPCTMPPPYDPASLHSVIERKDSGIKQVETWEKEYWQNQNKQM, encoded by the exons ATGGACAGAAGTTCCTCACAGAATCCAATACTAACCACTAAAACGGTTCATGATTTCCCTTCCGAAACTCCTCAAAACCACCAGAACACTCCTAAGACCATAGATATCCCACTCAACTGTTCCCTCGGCAACATGTCTCGGACCTGCCCTGCCAATTACTACCCATCTAAGATCTTTGTTGAAGATCAAAGCCTTTTGTCAGCGCCGCCTCCGTCTTGTCCCGATTACTTCCGTTGGATTTATGATGATTTATGGCCGTGGAGGGAGACAGGCATTACTAGAGAAATGGTTATGAGTGCCAGTCGAACGGCTAATTTCCGGTTGGTGATATTGGATGGGAAAGCTTACGTGCAAACGTACAGAAAATCGTTTCAGAGTCGGGACACATTTACGCTATGGGGGATCCTGCAGTTGCTGAGGAGGTACCCCGGCAAAGTGCCTGATTTGGACTTAATGTTCGATTGTGTTGATTGGCCGGTcatcaaaaaagaaacttttaaAGGTCCCAAGTACCCCGCACCACCACCGTTGTTCCGATACTGTGGGGACGATTCCTCATATGATATCGTCTTTCCAGATTGGTCGTTCTGGGGCTG GCCAGAGATTAACATAAAACCATGGGAGGCATTGTCTGAGGACCTAAAGGAAGGTAATAAGAGGATTGGATGGACGGACAGGGAGCAGCATGCTTATTGGAAAGGCAATCCAACAGTTGCGGCCACCAGGATGGACTTGCTCAAGTGCAATGTTACGGATAAGCAGGATTGGGGCGCTCGCGTCTTTGCTCAG GACTGGctgaaagaacaaaaagaggGTTATAAGCAATCAGATTTAGCGAGCCAATGCGCTCACAG ATACAAAATCTACATTGAAGGATCTGCGTGGTCAGTGAGTGAGAAATACATTCTAGCTTGCGATTCCGTCACACTACTCGTAAAGCCTTATTACTACGACTTCTTCACGAGAAGTTTGATGCCTTTGCAACATTACTGGCCAATTAAGGATGATGACAAGTGCAGATCCATTAAACACGCAGTCGACTGGGGAAATAGCCATCAACAAGAg GCTCAGGCCATCGGCAAGAGAGCAAGCAATTTCATTCTAGACGAGCTGAAGATGGACTACGTTTACGACTACATGTTCCATCTCTTGAGCGAGTATGCCAAGCTCTTAAAATACAAGCCCACCGTGCCTAAGAGAGCTGTCGAACTCTGTTCGGAGGCAATGGCCTGCCCTTCGCAAGGATTCGAGAAGAAATTCATGACGGATTCTCTAGTTAAAGGTCCGAGTGTTTCGAACCCATGCACGATGCCTCCACCGTACGATCCCGCATCTCTTCATTCTGttattgaaagaaaagataGTGGCATAAAGCAAGTAGAGACgtgggaaaaagaatactgGCAGAATCAGAACAAGCAGATgtag